A single Candidatus Chromulinivoraceae bacterium DNA region contains:
- the efp gene encoding elongation factor P has product MYQPTDLKKGTVVQLDGKPYRVIEYAQKVMGRGGSIVNVKLKNLVDGSVIPKTFKGQDKIESAEVTNKGVQYLYCDDNTFFFMDPENFEQFELSIDTVDTAAQYLKEGDSLNLQFFGDKVINVELPKNIYLEVTYTEDVVKGDTTSNVLKDATLETGLVIKAPSFIKIGDIVSVDTETGDYRERKK; this is encoded by the coding sequence ATGTATCAACCAACCGATCTTAAAAAAGGCACAGTTGTTCAGCTTGATGGTAAGCCTTATCGCGTTATTGAGTACGCCCAAAAAGTTATGGGTCGTGGCGGCAGCATTGTAAATGTTAAGCTGAAGAACCTTGTTGATGGAAGTGTTATCCCAAAAACGTTTAAAGGCCAGGATAAGATTGAGTCCGCAGAAGTTACTAATAAAGGTGTGCAGTACCTTTACTGTGACGACAACACGTTCTTTTTTATGGATCCAGAAAACTTTGAGCAGTTTGAACTTTCTATTGATACTGTCGATACGGCTGCGCAATATCTTAAAGAAGGCGATAGTCTGAACCTGCAGTTTTTTGGCGACAAGGTTATTAACGTGGAGCTTCCTAAGAATATCTACTTGGAAGTTACCTATACTGAAGACGTAGTAAAGGGTGATACAACCTCTAACGTACTAAAGGATGCTACGCTCGAAACGGGTCTGGTCATTAAAGCACCCTCCTTTATTAAAATCGGTGACATTGTCTCTGTTGATACAGAAACAGGCGATTATCGCGAACGCAAGAAGTAG
- the rpsR gene encoding 30S ribosomal protein S18 has product MAKRFKKDTPVYFDYKDVKTLQRFINMYGQIEPIAKTGLSAKQQRQLAVAIKRSRHLALLPFVTSN; this is encoded by the coding sequence ATGGCTAAACGATTCAAAAAAGACACCCCTGTCTACTTTGACTACAAAGATGTAAAGACTCTACAGCGTTTTATTAACATGTACGGTCAAATCGAACCAATTGCGAAGACTGGCCTGAGCGCTAAGCAGCAACGTCAACTTGCCGTTGCAATTAAGCGGTCTCGCCATTTGGCATTGCTTCCGTTCGTTACCTCTAACTAA
- a CDS encoding single-stranded DNA-binding protein — protein MAKSINQVILMGRLTRDPEVRTTTTGKTITSFSIAVDRGGQEDAADFFDVTAWEKLGELVSQYLSKGRRCLVQGRLRQDSWDDKETGKKRSKVEVVATDVTFLDGPSGDGGPSNSGSSSQSKKSDDVVIEDIDDKPIDLSEIPF, from the coding sequence ATGGCCAAAAGCATCAACCAAGTGATTTTAATGGGACGCCTCACTCGTGACCCAGAAGTACGCACCACGACAACAGGTAAGACGATCACGAGCTTTTCTATAGCGGTTGATCGCGGCGGCCAAGAAGACGCAGCCGACTTTTTTGACGTGACTGCCTGGGAAAAATTGGGAGAATTGGTAAGCCAGTACCTCTCTAAGGGTCGCCGCTGCCTCGTGCAGGGACGTCTTCGCCAGGACAGCTGGGATGATAAAGAAACTGGCAAAAAGCGCAGCAAGGTAGAAGTTGTTGCGACTGACGTTACATTCCTCGATGGTCCAAGCGGTGATGGCGGTCCATCAAACTCTGGCTCGAGCAGCCAAAGTAAAAAGTCTGACGATGTTGTTATTGAAGACATCGACGACAAACCTATTGATTTAAGTGAAATTCCATTCTAA